GTGAGGGTGGAGTAGCCTCGTAGAGCTGACACATTTGGAAATGTCAGCAGTGGTAATTGAGGCCATGTTGGCAGATGATGTTACTAAGAGGGAAAAGGTGTAGAGGGTAAACACAAGAGGACCAAACATAGAGCCTTGAAtatagcaaaaaaagaaaacaaacaaaaactttatatGGTATTTAGTACTCTAGTCAGCCTATTGGGAcatcatgcaaaaataaaactttttaattaaaccaCTGCGAAATTCTCACACAGACATTTAAAGAGTAAACATAATTGATTTTATCGTAACTTCTTATGTGCTATGAAttcaaactttaaagttttagtGATTCATTGTATGAGACTTAACAACATCGATCTGCATCCATTTTCTTTGTGCAGTTTATGTAAACATAAGTGCACAGTGTGAGGCTCCTCCTTGAAAGAAATCAGTTCCTTTGTCTTCTTGACCATTCGCTGTAGGTTCCAGCATAATTATGTGCCTCtggcaaaaaaacaaccccACAGAATTAGGAGTTGCCAtgattataaaaaacaaacacatgattTTAATCACATCTCTGCTATtagtcagaaaatattttatagtaaGAACCTTAGACTGGGGAATATGGCACAATTGCCATACTaaggattatttaaaaatacattaaaataaaaatgcagagcTCAGTGTTACCTGAGCTGCTGAAAGCTATGAATGATTAATGTGACGATGATAAAAAGCCGGTTTAACTATCTAGAAAtctgtaagaaaataaaaattaataaagccAGCATTCATGGTGCATTCTGCTTATTGCACAACTTGTTTCTGGGATTTGGTAGTAAGGTCAAGATGAACTCATAGATAATGCAACATGTTAGGgcattacaaatattttaagtggtttgttttttgatgctctggcaaaaaactgaaatgaaacttCCAATGGATCCAGGAGGCTTTAGATTGTACCTTATCTAAAATGCTGAGTCACTCCAAAAATGATGAGAGAGGTATTACATGGgcatttcctttatttaacatttacatCAATAAGGACAAGTGCTAAAAGTTTTGACAACCAGTTATTAAAACTGGCAACTTCTTTTATGGAGGTATATTCCTAAcaaatttccagttttattgtatattttttccccccgaAACTACGTTAAAGACTGCTAGTTTTTGAAGTTCATTGCTAAGATGCATATGCATTTTATCTGTTACAGTAAATGAAATAGACTTACCTGCGTTTGCCATCTTGGTGAAGGTGTGCAGATGAGCTGTAATGTCTTCCTATAAGGTGATATCCTTCTTTCTCATTTTGCTTACGGAGACGTTATTGGCTCATATACAGAAAGTGGGTGGGACTTAGAAAAGGTTGTGGAAGCAAGCCAATAACTATCCACTAGCTTACAttagttttatagtttttttaatatattctaaaaaagtttcatttaaaagaatTGGTACCTCCTTTGTGGATTGTATCTATAATGACTGTTTGCTATACAATGTTAAGTCAATGATTTTTCTCATGACTGTGTCGGCcataacattaacatttttgacGTTGCGTATTATTACAGTTTTCATAAAAGAATGATCAGTTTTCATATAATTTCTCTGTAAGAAACCTATACAATATTTCATggctttaaatacatttctgaaatcAATTCATTTTCAATATCAGTTTAAAAACATGTCCATGCATATCTTACGATCAGAGGTTTTTGTCCAGTTAACACccatttttaaataaccaaaaaacTTGCAGTAGTGGGTATGTAAGTGTGCATTATGGTGTGAAGCATAAGGCTGCTGTACATGCTTTGCTCAGTCTGATAAATTGTGTAAATTGAACAAATGAGGACTACGCCTTATAGCGTAAGCGTAGTCTAACTACAGACTACAAGTGGACTTATCTTTGTGTTCTCTGATCTTATGCATAAATGGAGAGGAAAGGAAAATTCGACCCACGGCATTTGGAGCTGAAAACTAAACATATCACACAAGTAGAAgtctaaaatacaaacaatttaGAAGGCAGCACATATGGGAAGCCAGAAGTGCCAAAGTTCAATAATCCAAAAAGTATCACAATTGATATATATGTTTGTGAAAGTAATAAATCTGAAGGTACATGCATCAAATTAATCTATCTTTATCTTagacaaattaaagaaatatacATTATTGAAATCTTTAGtaattatacatgtatatattttttacatggtCATGGGCTGTAGAGCATCATCAACTTATTTTATCTCTTCACATCACAGGGGACCAAATCCCCAAAATATCAAGCAGTTGTATTTCCTGAAACTCCTTGTCTTTAACCAGACAGAGACTAATATGACCCGCTGCATAGTTCCAGACATTaatataaaggaaataaaaccaaaaaaacaagcttttagattgtacatttatttacatgtatttatgactttatatatacagcatgcaaaatttaaacagttttttaaaattaaaccacTACAGTAATCTCACAAAGGCagctttaagaataaaaaacattttatttcatgctAATTTATTGTGCGCTATGACTTGAGACTTTACCGTTTCTGTGTCAGCatcaaaatatttgcaaaacttGTATAAACATAATGCACAATATGAGGCTTCTcctaaaaagaaatcatttcctttcttttctcgACCATTCGCTGTAGGCTCCAGCATAATCACGTACACTGAATAGGACAAAGAAAGCACAGAATCAGGAGTTGccataattacataaaaaacaatgcaCAATTAATTTGATCACAGTCCGTATGCTGAAAGTCAAAAGGTATTTTAAAACAGTAAGGACAGTGAAATAAGAAATATGGCAAACGGCCTGCATCTACTCGTTAAGTCTGAGGACTCTAAAGTGCTTTTACACAACAATCAGTCATTCACCCACTGATGGTGGtgagctacattgtagccactGCTGGCCGGTGGTAGACTGACAGAAACAAGGCTGCCACTCAATCTGCGCCACCTGGCCCTGTGTCCACCACCACCAGGTAAGCCGGGTGAAGGGACATGACGACTGGCGGAAGTGGGAGTTTGAGCTGGCAACCCACCGGTTACAGGACAAACCCCTTTCCTATAGACATTctgataaacaaaaacacaacaaaaatagtTCATTTACTTAATATATCCGTTTCGGATCGCCGTTGTTGCTGCCATCCTTGATCGCCCGCCTGCCTGGCAGTAAAACACCAATTGAGGAACATTCAGCGGTGGCTTCACTATGCCATAGTTGGCTTTAAAGTCATCTGGGTTCATTCTAAGAGCAGCGTCTAGTGTGTGAACTGTTGAGATAAAAGGAAGATTAGACAACAGCCTATTAGTCAGGTTCTGCAATATGAAGACGAGCAACGGATGCAAAATATACAGAACCTGAAAAACCAGAATAGCTATCCTCGTTCACCACGACACAATGCATGTAAAGCAGCACACCCTGTAATACTTTTGCTTTCAAGTGTATCTCACTATCTTTTTCTACAACTCATTACATGGAGAATAAATTGTACTAACAAATCAGATCTTACTGGGAATGTGAATGGCACCAGGGATACGTCCTCCAGCCACCTCACCATGGGAGCGGACatcaatcagaaccagatccTTGTTGCTTTCTATAAGAGCTTTCAGTTCCTCgtattttactaaaaaaaaaaaaaataggatgGATAAATacccaaaacatttcaaaactttgacAAAACGGCACaaaccactttttaaaaacacaagttcAAGTGATAAATCAGTCGGACACAAAACTGTACTTTCTGCGGAAGCGCCTACGGTTCGTGCGATGGATTACAAAATCCTGATACGAGCTACAACCCATTTAGTTGCTCTCGGCTGTACATAAGGGCTAACAAAACGTATTGAACTGTTGCAATGAAGGCGTCAAGTATCAACTGCTCATCAGTGGGAGGTAATGTTCAGGATCACGTCCCTGACTCcagaaaaaatatctgaagGATTCATGGCGCTTCTTAACATTTGGTAGTAAAGTCAAGATGCCCTCATAAGTAATGCAACAGGTTGGCGTCGCaaatttcaacaatattttaaatggttAGTTTCCTGATGCTCTGGCAACCGGCTTTACTTCCTCCCACTGGATCCGGTTGGCTTTATGTTGTACCTTATCTAAAATGCCAAGTCACTCCATAAAGGATGAGAGTAGCATTTTATGAGCATTTAAAGGTTTTGATATTATGAGGAAATATTGTAGCAGTCTGAAACTGCATTAAAGTCTACACGTTGTTATAGGCCAGTGTTAAATTGCATATTATATCTG
This Xiphophorus hellerii strain 12219 chromosome 23, Xiphophorus_hellerii-4.1, whole genome shotgun sequence DNA region includes the following protein-coding sequences:
- the LOC116714648 gene encoding thiosulfate:glutathione sulfurtransferase-like produces the protein METIIKYEELKALIESNKDLVLIDVRSHGEVAGGRIPGAIHIPIHTLDAALRMNPDDFKANYGIVKPPLNVPQLVFYCQAGGRSRMAATTAIRNGYINVRDYAGAYSEWSRKERK